Proteins encoded in a region of the Balaenoptera musculus isolate JJ_BM4_2016_0621 chromosome 5, mBalMus1.pri.v3, whole genome shotgun sequence genome:
- the LOC118895906 gene encoding putative protein FAM90A26 — MCRPENVKRPFYPLRILRDLICGIIHSLYPLPSTTGLGFTQAHQMTIRTPAPMLSIDSQPLPNSPHLSPIQACTVPQPPPSTHVPDQPLRIVFMMRQGMRGGPQRNLGDTRVPVRVLQEDLLVSSSEGSDPPCPKARKTQPPG; from the exons ATGTGCAGACCAGAGAATGTCAAAC GTCCTTTTTATCCTCTGAGGATACTCAGAGACCTGATCTGTGGAATTATCCACAGCCTTTATCCTCTTCCCAGTACAACTGGACTTGGATTCACACAGGCACACCAAATGACCATAAGGACACCTGCCCCAATGTTAAGCATTGACTCCCAGCCTCTACCCAACTCACCTCACCTGAGCCCAATCCAGGCCTGCACTGTCCCCCAACCTCCACCATCTACGCATGTTCCAGACCAACCCCTCAGAATTGTCTTCATGATGAGACAAGGGATGCGGGGAGGGCCCCAG AGGAACCTGGGTGATACCCGTGTCCCAGTCCGTGTTCTCCAGGAGGACCTTCTGGTCTCCTCCTCTGAGGGGAGTGACCCGCCCTGCCCCAAGGCACGGAAGACTCAGCCTCCAGGCTAA